ATGAATTGTTTCGATGCTGTTGAACTTATCCACCAGGACCAGATTGAAGGACCAAAGAGAAAATCTCTAGttgactttttttattatttactttaaaggTAATAAATGTAGATACCTGGTTATTAAATTGGAACTTTAATTCGATTCTCAGGTattaaaacaaaacacacaTTGGGATTTATAGGCTCTTTACTACCCTTTGGTATCAGTCTGGCTGCTACCATATATCGATtgagataaaaacaaaaatgacttCAGTGTTCCCATTGcgtcattttatattttattattttactataacaatattttaatccttttacaaTCACTTATTTGATTTTCCTTTAATAAATCTCTACTCttcactctctttttcttcatttaatgaCAAAATCACTAATTTATATTGAattcaattacaaataatttatctCTACTCttagttatttaaaaaaatctatcaGTCTATGAATATAGCCTGAACTAGAGATGAAGccataaatttcttttaaaggtcgaaattaaattttaatttttacaatagtaaaaatataatatcactattttaataatatatatctttatagtttttaaatgattaaatatttttatcattttaggatggtcaaaatataattttacatttactgatttaaaattttaaagagtttaaataaaaaattcattttaacaaTTCCAAAACTCCTACCAGACCCTGctacttaaagaaaataaattaaaataatagttgagaaatacattaaaaatgcAAGGGCGTTTGATTCATTAACttctattcttattttattatttaataataaaaatatttgaagcCATTAAAGGGAAAAAAGTACAATTGACCCACATTTTACCTTCTTGCGTGCATGTAAGATTATTTTTGAGtatgtaattataatttgtgGTTTCTAACAGTGATGAATCCTATAATTAAGTTTAAcgagtttaattaaaattttgtaagaataataagatattttaaaaatttaagagacctaattttatcatattttgcaattatgtgtttatatttatcttatatgaatgatttgtaattagttattgatgttagaaatatataataattttattttgttagaatagaaaattaggAGCAGCACTGAAAACCGATGAAGACCGGAAGAAACAGGAACAGGGTCAGAGTGATTGACTTTCGAAAACACAAGGCAATAGCCTATAGCCAATTCCTTTATCCACTTCGGTAAACGTACCCTTCCTTTTACCCTCTTCTCTCCATcgcttcttcttttcttttttttctttgctcgACTATAATTTCatctcatcattttttttagataatgtaggtttctcaatttcttatgaatttattttttggttaataaaatattataagctTTACTTATTGAGTAgtgaaaattatatatgaaaaagtaAGTTTTATAAGGGCGATtagtcaaatttattttaaataattttacattttatcaatcaaataataaatggtattaatttttaatgtggTTTAGTGATGACATGCAGCGTTGATGCCATCatcttaaactttaaaaatatgaaaaattatacattataaaaatattttatgtaaaaattatatgGTTTTAATGAAAGATTTTAACTGACTATTAAggaatttgatttattttttagaaccatactttaaaaatctattttataaaatttggtttttatctttttcttattttagaaaaagtatatttttataaaaattatgaaaactaataaaattatttctttttatattttttagttttaatgaaACATCctaagtatatttttattttataatttaaatctttaatatatatatatatgtttatttttgggcttaatgataaatttggctactaatttattgtatttttgagcctttttctatcaacctttgttcttttttcaatctactttttctaacaaatttaatgaataaattcaaggtttcaatctttcatatatttattcttgagaagttgtttttaaatttggtgcattatttattaatttattactttccacaagtaattatcttattggattatctaaataataaattacatctcattaaaatattccaCATATGAAATTCCACATCATCCCGTTAACTTTTTAATGGTACTTTTATTAAACTTGATAGAAAAAGtatattgaaaaaaagaacaaaggttgATAGTCAAAAAGgctaaaaaatacaattagggtcattttgacaaaacatgcaaaccttagtggccaaatttgttattaagcttatttttatataatttttattaatgacaTTATTGTGAATAATGGCATCATCATCACCACATGTCAAATACTAAATTGCCCAcgtgtcaaatatttattgaataatataaaaatttaatgttgtgACTTAGGTactattttgaaacaaaagtcAAACTTAGgtgtcaatttaaaaaaaattgagtatcccataaaacataaaactaaaCTCATTTATCAAAGGATAtattaacacttatttttattaacacCTTGTGGTCTTAGGTTCATATCATGTGATTGAGTTTTTAATtagttgtttaaaatttatacataaactattaaaaaagataaatatctttataacaatatttattatcttttaaaaataatgatttggcaaaatttttctaattattttttgtttaattatttcataacaccaacttaattaaaattctcaCATTAATATAGATTTAAgtgtaatatatttttgaaaagtgagaaagaaaaatattcaaaattgaaCACAATTTCTTATATCATATAGCACAAAGATCTCATCATTAGattaagagaaattattttatggaccctTCCCACTACATTATCTATAGTCactttccaattatttaatgacattttagtaattttttccATGTCACTGATAcgtaattttggtaattttcttttatcttgaACACTGAATCTCAAGCCCCAAATCCTAAATCTCGAACCCTAAACTTGAACCTCTAAACCCTACACTCTGAACTTGGGTTCAAGATTCAGGTTCGAGATTAGGGATTCaaagtttaagatttaagatttGGGGTTGAGATTCGGGTTCTAGGTTCGAAATTTAtggtgaaaaaattataaaaattatgttaataacatgaaaaaatttattaaaatatcattaaataattaaaagtaattataaatGATGTGGTGAGAATAGTGTATAAAATAAGTTCTCCTGAAATAGAGAGTAGTGCCATGTAATACTATAAAtgacattaaatataaaatagtgaAGAGATAATAAAACATGCGACATATGCACCACAATGattaataaaatgttagtaAAATTGTCGGTGGGTCTACAAAATTTGCCGACATAGAAAAAAGCAAGTAAGCGGGGGTTTCTAGACCGGATAGAAGACAAGAGATGTTGACTTTGTAACTGAAATAGTAAATATTCCATTCTTATCAAGGCGAAAACAGATGTTGGGAGTTTGGTCGCCTTTGAAACGGCTTCTTCAAATTGTGGTTCCAATTTTGGGAGAACACGTACACGCCTTCCTTACTTTGCCTTTGACCAAACATTATCGTTTTGTTTCTCAGATAATGGCCACGGTCCCAGCGGTTAGATTGTGACTTTCCATTCCCacattacttttttatttttcctttttgggttattttatatttttaagtcctctaattatttattatctaaattaacgataattattttcatattaaaatatgaaataggTAATTATAAGATGAATAATGGAAGGTGATGTGATGTGATGTGTGGGTACAGTTGAGTTAGTTAGGGTGAATCCATTTGGAAAGTGATAGGTTAGAGATGGGTGACCTCATACCCTCATGATCATGTGGTTGCTCACGTTTCACTCACATGCATTTCAACATGTGGCTTCCACTTCTACCTTTTTTCACGATTCTTCTAATTTTCACTATTGGAAATAAACAGACAGactaacaaataaaatgtaataaaaaagttaaaatataagaaGTAAATTGCAAATTGagtacataaattattaaacttacaattgtaattaaaaataaagtatttattcTTTTCCacacaatgttttaaattatctataattatttttaattcataaataggaagataatacACTTCATTGACTCAAACTCATATTCTCTTtcattgacaacaatatctatcttgattgagttttattaaattcttttagtcactaaatcattaTGATGTAATATGTTTACgagaattttaagtttttgcattttctttaaaataatgaagtactaaaataacaattttaaattttaaaatcattaaaatgaaacaagttAAAAATAAGACTCATAGACAAAGccaagaatttaaaaatatgggccaaaataaaattttcaaatggttgggagatcaaaattaaaaattttattctcaaaaaagcttaaattaaattattgataaaaaaagtATTGTTAATTGAGAAAGACTAACCCTTTAATTGTCCCATTTCAACCAACGCCTTAATCTCAGTTTTTTTAACCCCATTAAttatttgaccaaaaaaaaaaaaaaaagaacacaatTACTTATTGGGCTGTGAGTCATTCAGCCCAAGGTTTTTTAATGTTCGCTCTGAAGTATTTTTGTGCctttcctattttatttcttttctttttttaatgaaattatttatttaatgagaCTTTGgaatttccttttcctttttagtATTGATATCATTGTTAATTTCTTAAGgacaagttttttttaaaaaaatattattattggaTTTTGTTTTGCGGGAAATCCGAATAAAGGGAGTGATTCGATGATAGGAAATTCAATTTGGTTGATTAGGGGTCTTGATTTGGTCTTATTTGGTGGgggtaaaatgtaaatttgaactcttaaaaattgaggtatttttaataaGGGCAAATTACATTAACAGTCACTTCACTTTGATGTATCTGACAAAACAGTTACTCAACTTTCGTAAAATAACAGATCAGTCATTAACGTTATCGAAAAGTGACAAATCAGCCATCCATAAACATTTTCCGTTACAGACTTAACAAGACAACTACCGTGGTCAGTTAACTGGCCTCTTCTTCTTATTTAGCTAACCATCAAAAGTAAAATCTGCCAAACAAAACCTATGGCATTTTAAGGTTGTTGACCCTTACTACTGCCATAATCGTTGTCGTTTAAATAGACCCAAATTAAGAACCCTAACTGTAATGTGAacacacttttttttatttagaaccttataatatatataatttgaatcaCTACAGGCAAAATTAGTCATTGTAAAGTACAATTTAAACAtaacctaaaatcaaaataactcGAACATTATGAAATTTAAGATAAGATGAAACTTATAAATTGATTgtgagaatttttatttttaatagtgaGTCATGATTTTTTCCAAAtgattcatttaattaatagccctataaacacaaaaaaaaattgaagatggtaatctatatttatatttaagcaAATTATTGAAAAGGGTTaagatatttatataaaataaacatgtttaaaGTAGATTGGACCCATGaacaatgtatttttaaatttaggataAAATTTATGGGTAAAGtatcaaaatagtcattaaattattgacTTCATTATGTTTTGGTCaatcaactattaattttttcgatttagttattaaagttttgaaattaaatattttagtcactttccTATTAGTTGTCTTAGATAAATGACTGGAAGCTAATAGAGCCcttttttattggtctaataacaaatttagcttctaatgtttacaaaatttattattttaattcaaattctagaaaattcaatatatttaacattGATTTAAACTGAACCACATTCTaagattttcaaataaattctaGATGGGTCAAAATATTCAGGGTTGATGTTTATAAAAGATGTGAATAGTTGGTATTTCCATTATAGATATACTTGGAACATAAACATATTCATCTTGAGAGTAATTTGTCCCATATATTGTTCATAATTTTCCTGATTATTAAGAACATTGAATAGATACGCTCTAGAATTGGTGCTCtcatattcattttctttgaaactTGCAATCAGATTTCTGGAAACTTGTAACTGGTTTCCTCTTTTAGTTTTTACATAATGTCCTTAGggatatttttgttgttgttgtcgtTCAATAGTCTTCAAGGATCTGTTAATGTAAGAGAAAGATGTGCAACAGTAAAACGTGATACTATAGACAGTCTAATTTACCTCTTTCCTCCCTACTTGGGCGTAAAAGTGGCTCAACACTGACCTCTTGGCCTCTCTCACTTGCCAATAAACCATGGCTTTAGGAACCATGGCTATATAAGCGCTACAATATCATTCCCGGCCAACAACACGTTTGTCACTATTTTTTTTCAACGAAACATTAATAAGTTCCGTAGAAATTATAATCAAAGACACGATGTGTACGCTTAATGCAAAATTAAgtcatacaaaaaaaaaaaaaaacttgtatcAAGTATTCACCGTTTAAAAGAGAGcaaatcaaaatccaagtcTCACCGCGAACAAATGAGATAAAAACTGTCAGCAAACAAAGTGACCAAATCACCTCAAATCATAGAACCCCTTTTCAAGTCCTTGCTAATACATTTGTCACTACTTGTTAATCAATCTATCTATAAATCCTGGGCAGTACATTTGTCACTACTTGTTAATCAGTCTATCTATCTATCTCTCTATATTTTCCTTTAATAGTGATGTTTGAACACCTTTTATCTTCTAAAGGTAATTTTGCAAATAATCAAGACATCTTCATGATTTTAGGAGTAGCTTGAATTTTATGAATGTTGAAACAGTACTCTTAATTTAGccggattaaattttaaacatcaaaattttcgttttgtaaatgtttgaatattaaatttattgaatttttaaaatttgaattaaaccgACAAATTTAGTAAgcattgagggttaaatttgataatttttatatttaagatcaaattgatggAATATGTAAACACTAAAGGGCTCAATTTGTTATTAGactaataaaaaactaaaatatttgatttgaacaacttattaactaaaaaattagtCAAGTGATCAAAATAGAACAAAGTCAATAATTTAGTGTCTATTTTGtatattacccaagtaaatttttatttcaaaatattaactccaacaaatttaacaacaaattttaattacttaagaATTGgagctaaattttaaatatgaaaaataaataaatttaattcattacaAAATTGTAGAacacatattttaaccaaaaaaaaattggtaatATATAAACCCAAAACCATAATAAACACAAgtccaattttttaataatattttcggTCGAATTTACAGATTCGAATTAATTTgctaatattttagttatttgtaTGAATAAAAATCAGATAAATTAGTTCCCGCTCCAATTGATTCAACCGACGAGTCATAGCTGGTTTTTTAAGTCACAGCCCCTGCGAAAGCGCCAATCTTTATCTTCCTAGTCAAAGAAATGGCTTCGATGAGAAGCAGCAGGACCAAGAAGCCTGTGAAGAACCCCACTTCTTTCAACTTCCAAACCCTAATCTCCTCCCTTTCTTCTCCTCAGGTACCCTTTCCCCTCcccaactttttttttctcttcaatccttttaatttttctttttactgaTTTTAATTTGGTTGATTTTAGGGTCTAAAACCAGAAACAATGGAAGGCTTGTATTTGCTTCTGCTTACTTTATGCTGCTCTGATTCTGAATCCAATTTGAATTTCTCGGAAACCCAACTCAGTTTCAACGAGTTCAAACTCAAGTTCAAAGATGTTCATCAAATGTCGGATGTCTTGTTCTGTAAACTCAGTGCCAGGTTCGATGAATTGTTCTCTGCTTTGAATGATGTTTCTGCCCACTCCGTTCAGCACTCGCATTCTATTTTCCATGTCAATGTTAAAGCTGCCATTAAAGAGCTAACCTTGCTTTTGAGATGCTGCATTGTTGTTTTCAAATTGCTTCTGTTGGATCAGAGGCTTCTTGTCGAAAAAGGTCGAATTCTTTTAGGGATACTAAGGAAATGTGTGTCTGTGGAGTTAAACGGAGAGAATGAGAAACCTTGTAGTAGTTTCGAGAAGGAGGTTTCGTGTGAATGTATGTATGTCGGGAATGGCAGCGCTACTCTTCTTACTGAGCACTTGGTTACTTCCGTAACTTCCTTAAGTTTCACGGAACTTTCTAATCCATTTCAGGCCATTTTATGTGCCGTGCTTGAGGTAATTTTGCATATGCTTTGATTCAAAATCCAATTATTCAATTGCTTGTAATGTTAGTGCCTTTTGATAATTACATAAGGTCATTCAACTAGGTTTTATATGTTACAAACCATCGAGTTAAATGaacaaatttttagttttgattcagGAAAACTCATAGGGAAAAGTTAGTAGCCTGGCTAGATAGATTCATTGAAaagtttctttgtttttggatAGTGTGAAGTAATCATCCATAGGTCCTCCATAGGTCCTTAAGTTTCAGATTTTGCTGTGGATTGCTTTATTAAGCTGCCTTTTGGTTTAGCCATGATATTTACTTAATATCATGAGGCTTGTATTATTCTTTATCAATGATTTTGGACATGATCCTGTTCTTAGTCTCTGCATTGAACTGTGATTTGTCCTCATAGATTGCTGATATTACTCTGCTATGCATATGGCTATAATTTTTGTGTTCTTCTATATTGGTGGCACTTTGTTCTCAGAAAATATGGCAACTTTTGAAACTAAATGATAGGCTCGTCTTCTAGGTTTCTGGGCTTCATTTATGCTCTTTTAAAGTGACTTTATTCTCATCATACATAGTTTTTGATAGTTAGGTTGCTTCCATGAAAAACTTACTATCTGGGTATACTTAAGCAGGAAAACAGAGACATAATACTAAAAGTACCATATGTAGGTATTTGCAGATGAGCTTCTGATGCATGAACCAGTGAGGCAGTACCTTTTACTTGTTGACTCTCTCTCGTGCGGGAATGAATTTGTATTCATACGTCACTTTGGCCATGGTAATATTGGAAGTGTGCTGGAGGTTCTTTCTGCTCACTTTATAGTCTCCATTTCTGATGACCAAGTATTTAAGAATTTCCTTAATAGATTATTTTGGCTTCCTGACAATAACTTCAGAGTTCCTGAAATGACTTTGACTACAGTCTTGTCATTGTTGCTTAACCCAGTCATATTGTCTGCGCCCAAAATGTTTCAGGCATACCTGATTTTATTGGTTTCCGAGGTCATTGGAATTAGCATGTCTTCTGAGTATTTGATTCCAAGCGGTGAACTGAGAGCATACCTATCGGCATTTGAAAGGTCTGTTGCCTTGTACACCAGACACATGTCCAATTTGCAAATGAAAGGCTACTCCATAGTCGACAATTATTCTTTTGTGAAATCACATTTTCGTGCAAGTTACAGTCAGATGGATTTTGAGTCTTGTCTTATGCCAGCTACAAAagagaaaattcataatttgaTCACAAAATCTGATAACTTATGCAATTCATATTTAAGCAGTACTTTACTAAAAGAAAGGTCTGAGCTGGTTGCTGCGTCTGTTGCATACACAAAAGAGAGCCTTCATATCGTTGAGGAATCCTGTAGAGATGAAATTCTATCAATCATAAGCTGTATTACACTAAGGGGTTCTTCTGATGATATTGATGACACTCTACTGCATAAAAAGGAAGACACTAGCCCTCAAGATATTTGTCTTCTTGCATCCATTTTGAAGCTAATGAGTTCTGCAATGTTACAAGCTATAAGGATTCTAACACAAGGCAGAAATTCAGGGTCATTGAAAACATTGGAAAATGTTGCATTAAGTAAGGAGTACGATTTTTTGGCCTCtacttttaattgttttgaaCAGTTCGGTATACGTCTACCAGTTCAAAAGTTCTTACATGACATGATGGAAATTCAGCCAACAAGGCATAAGAAGTCGAAGTGGATGTTTTTTCATTTGTCAGGCTTGTTGTCACTGAGTTATGCTAGTGGACTTGATTTTCTAGTTAAGAACTGCATATTTACATTGGTAATACTGTTGAAATTATTTGTTTACGAAGCGGGAGATCTACATGCATTCAGATCCATATTAGATTCAAGGATAAAATCTCCATTACGTGAATCTCATTTTGAAGTCAGAAAACCAGAACCTTCCCATAATGCTAGAGAGGtgaggttttctttttcttgtttgtcATTTGTGAAGCTCGTTAGTTCTTTTCCTTATGAAAATAATTGTGAATGATGATACAGTTGCTTGCGGATCGGAAATCTAGCCATGCCGTTGCACTAAAATTTCAGAAAATTCAGACACTGTACTTGGGGTAGGTGACAATTTTTGTGTTCATCTTATAAAAAGTTCTTGCTGATTATGCCAAGTGCCTAACTGAGCCTATTTATGCTTTCATATTCGTCTCTGACACATATTCCAACATAGATAGGGAAATACTTATCGGACATATGTCCATATTAGGTACATTGTAGTCCGAGTAACATAGATTTAGAGTCCAGTAGTGTCTATAGTAAgaaaatctcattctcatttttatttatagttgcAGAACTAGATCTCAAACAAGCTCTAAAAACAGAGGTCAAGAGCAGGAACCAGGAAGTTCCGAAAAAAACCATATGCTGAATCATGTTGAATCAGCTCTCAGCATAGAAGAGAATACCGTGGAAACTTGTAATGGTGAGATTTTTCTCCAATGCGTATTAGAAGGCTCCCGGGACTCATCTGCCGTTGCAGACTTAGCAGACTTCATAGAGTGCAAGCAAGGAAAAGATTATTCCAATTGGCTGCGGGGTCGAGAAAGATATAGACGATGGAAATCCAAGAAATTGGCAAACGTGAGgtggaagaaaaagagaagagctTTTCAGAAGAAAGCATAAGTTATCCCTATTTTTGATGTTGGGGTTTGGCTTAAAAGGCTTAATGCCGCAAAATGTAGATGAAGTCAGATATTCGCAAATATTATATTCACTATTTAGGGTAGATAGAGCGGATGAGTTGACTATCGGATTTTTGTGTAAAATGTAGATATTTACGCTTATGAAGAGAATCTAACATTGGCTATGATTAAGCATTAAAGACTATGAAGAGAGCTTACCTTATATCAATTGTAATGAAATATgctaattatttaataatgttttatgaaaattaaagatGACAGTAGActaattagtaaattatttatCGATGATCTAAGTTGCTTTAAAACGAGTTAATCCATGTTTAACATGTTGGCaaccaaattaattacatacaaGATGATTTTGTCGGATTgaacttgaaatttgatttggatAATGGTCTTTTTATTGGGAAAAAAGAGCTAAATctgaaaaaacaaaatttaagaatCACTCCTGGGACAAATTTTGGATAATTGtctcaaattgtaatatataatatatatatatgaaatatataaaaactatttaaaaatcgcttctaccaatatatatatatgataataaccTACCGACTACAGCAAATGAAAAATGTATATGATTCAAGTGAGCCTCACCTGGATTCAGAAGATCTTGAAACTTTGCCTTTAAGTTTGTGAAGAAAAGCTTACAAACATACGGAGAAACACCCCAtctttagaaaaatattatataaatcatttttttttgttaggaACCCTAAGGGGAAGGGGGTGCTCTACTCTCTATAACCAATGAAATCACTTAGAAATTCTTATGAAGCTACTGATGATATGGACATAAAAGAGATTTAAAGAACAGCTGAGGGATGCAAATTTACACATATGTCAGCTACCACTTATGTCTCTCTACTGCTATTAAGAAGCCGATGCAAATGGAAAGTTTCACCCTGACCGCCATTTGCTGACCTTCTCTCCAAACAGCATGCTGTTAGCTGCCGGAGTAGTCTCTCAAGATAAGATTGTATGCAGCCGTGCACGTCTTTCATTTTGGGATTTGTTGACAATATCATTGCATTAACTGTGTCCGCCACAACATCTCGATGTGACTCTTCGAGAAGATGTCCAACAGGGGATTCCTGTGGACGTTCATATGCCAGCAGAGCAACGCATTTCTAACATgaaaaccaactaaaaatattagctttgGATGCAGCTAAAATACACAAGGATCTGGCTCTAATTTTCCTATGTAAGTGTCGCATTTGGGCATATGTCAAACATGGGTGTATTCAAGAAACTAGGCATGCAAACCAGACTAAATGCTTGTCAAATTTGCCTAAAAGCAAGTGCAACGGGAAAAGGCAGTCTTGaatcttaattttcttaaaactaTGCACTGAACtggaaaaacaaattatatcaGCTTGTGTTTGCGGTTATGATGAACTAAAAACATGATCAGCTGAGTTAACATAAGCTAAAAGTAAAGCAAATACTAGCACATCCCCAATATCATTGAAAAGTTAAAGAAAGGAATTCTCTTACTACCTGAACTAAATCGTCAAATGGATCATCAGCTTCAGCCGAcccaaaaaatttatataattcaatcCTTCCATGCTTGACAGCCTCTTCCAGTGCTCCAACCTACAAACAAATATGGCATCCTTTTCCATCCATATCACCAATAAATAAAGGATAAACAATACTGATAAACCGTTTACGGATATACAATAAAAAACACCCAAGGATAAGCTATGTAGTTCTGGAATCAATATCCAAAGGTCATAAACACGCagattttttttgcttttttctttttattcagtTTTGGTGGTATCTAGCCATGCAAGGTTTATTACCCATGCTAGCAATATGCCCACAACTTCAGGCTTCTTTGGGAAGCTAGATCAAAGAAGCAACacaatgtttttattataagCTGCCGATGTGGAGAATAACTTTTATGACCAATTTTAATTAGCCTATCATGCAGCATATACTTCAAACAAGAATAAGAAATTTATCACGTGATTAACAACAGAACTGCAAGAGATACAATGTCAATTTTTATAGACACCTATCTATTTCGCATTTACCTATTAGTTTTAACTTCTAAGTTAGGTTAccacaattttttatatgatgTCAGCTTTCATGGTTGTTTCTTTGTGCACTTGTTATGTTATTTGCTTCTGGAGCTTACAGCTTAAGaacatttgttttaatgttGGATTGAGCCCACAGAAGGAGTGAGTCAATCAGTTAGaccaaattatttaattatggaaTTTCTTGCAGCTATTCAGAATGTCTCTAACCTATTGAAAACTAGAAGTTAGGttagaataaaatttgaaatagacGACAATGTATCACCACTAAACTATATTCCGTCAGATGTTAAAACCTGAGGAATATGTGCTTTTCTGTAATCAGtacttttaagtaaaaatgatAGATATACAGGAAAGAATACATACCCgaatcaattcaataaatttttggCAGTGCAGCAGAAAGCATGCAACTGATTTGTCGTCCTGCATGTAGCATGTAAGTGGACATAACATTATGCATCAATCCAGAACAGTCTAACCATATCAAGTTAAGAATAATGACCGAGCAGAAATAAAATCTTGCCCCAGCACAACTAAATCCGCTCCATAACAATTCTCTTACCACTTA
This sequence is a window from Gossypium raimondii isolate GPD5lz chromosome 5, ASM2569854v1, whole genome shotgun sequence. Protein-coding genes within it:
- the LOC105769946 gene encoding uncharacterized protein LOC105769946 isoform X2 encodes the protein MASMRSSRTKKPVKNPTSFNFQTLISSLSSPQGLKPETMEGLYLLLLTLCCSDSESNLNFSETQLSFNEFKLKFKDVHQMSDVLFCKLSARFDELFSALNDVSAHSVQHSHSIFHVNVKAAIKELTLLLRCCIVVFKLLLLDQRLLVEKGRILLGILRKCVSVELNGENEKPCSSFEKEVSCECMYVGNGSATLLTEHLVTSVTSLSFTELSNPFQAILCAVLEVFADELLMHEPVRQYLLLVDSLSCGNEFVFIRHFGHGNIGSVLEVLSAHFIVSISDDQVFKNFLNRLFWLPDNNFRVPEMTLTTVLSLLLNPVILSAPKMFQAYLILLVSEVIGISMSSEYLIPSGELRAYLSAFERSVALYTRHMSNLQMKGYSIVDNYSFVKSHFRASYSQMDFESCLMPATKEKIHNLITKSDNLCNSYLSSTLLKERSELVAASVAYTKESLHIVEESCRDEILSIISCITLRGSSDDIDDTLLHKKEDTSPQDICLLASILKLMSSAMLQAIRILTQGRNSGSLKTLENVALSKEYDFLASTFNCFEQFGIRLPVQKFLHDMMEIQPTRHKKSKWMFFHLSGLLSLSYASGLDFLVKNCIFTLVILLKLFVYEAGDLHAFRSILDSRIKSPLRESHFEVRKPEPSHNARELLADRKSSHAVALKFQKIQTLYLGTRSQTSSKNRGQEQEPGSSEKNHMLNHVESALSIEENTVETCNGEIFLQCVLEGSRDSSAVADLADFIECKQGKDYSNWLRGRERYRRWKSKKLANVRWKKKRRAFQKKA
- the LOC105769946 gene encoding uncharacterized protein LOC105769946 isoform X1 is translated as MASMRSSRTKKPVKNPTSFNFQTLISSLSSPQGLKPETMEGLYLLLLTLCCSDSESNLNFSETQLSFNEFKLKFKDVHQMSDVLFCKLSARFDELFSALNDVSAHSVQHSHSIFHVNVKAAIKELTLLLRCCIVVFKLLLLDQRLLVEKGRILLGILRKCVSVELNGENEKPCSSFEKEVSCECMYVGNGSATLLTEHLVTSVTSLSFTELSNPFQAILCAVLEVFADELLMHEPVRQYLLLVDSLSCGNEFVFIRHFGHGNIGSVLEVLSAHFIVSISDDQVFKNFLNRLFWLPDNNFRVPEMTLTTVLSLLLNPVILSAPKMFQAYLILLVSEVIGISMSSEYLIPSGELRAYLSAFERSVALYTRHMSNLQMKGYSIVDNYSFVKSHFRASYSQMDFESCLMPATKEKIHNLITKSDNLCNSYLSSTLLKERSELVAASVAYTKESLHIVEESCRDEILSIISCITLRGSSDDIDDTLLHKKEDTSPQDICLLASILKLMSSAMLQAIRILTQGRNSGSLKTLENVALSKEYDFLASTFNCFEQFGIRLPVQKFLHDMMEIQPTRHKKSKWMFFHLSGLLSLSYASGLDFLVKNCIFTLVILLKLFVYEAGDLHAFRSILDSRIKSPLRESHFEVRKPEPSHNARELLADRKSSHAVALKFQKIQTLYLGCRTRSQTSSKNRGQEQEPGSSEKNHMLNHVESALSIEENTVETCNGEIFLQCVLEGSRDSSAVADLADFIECKQGKDYSNWLRGRERYRRWKSKKLANVRWKKKRRAFQKKA